The following nucleotide sequence is from Alteromonas sp. V450.
AGCCGTGACATTCGTTCACAGTTTATCTGCGAAGAATCGTTTGTCGTGGTATGCTCGCCTAACAATCGCTACGTAAATAACCCGAGTATCAAGAGCTACTCAGTTGCACAGCATGCGCTTGTATCCTTGAAAGACTCTAAATTAGATACGGTAGATCTAGCCCTTGCTCAGCACAATTTGCATCGCAACATCGCGTTGCAGTGCGAACACTACTTTGCCGCCGTTAACGTAGTGAGCCAATGCGATCTTTTGCTGACCATGCCAAAGCGATTCGCCCAACAATTCAGTAATAAATTCGATATACACATTCTGCCCCTTCCATTTGACGTCTCCCCACTTCCCGTACACATGTACTGGCACAAACACGCCGACGAAGACTTAGTGAATGTATGGATGCGAGATAAGCTTTTAGAAGTGGCGAATACGTTGGGGTTATAGCGCGTATTTGTGTCGCTGTAACACAATGGTCAAGCAAGCGTCACGGTAGTGTCAATTAGCAAACCTATAGTGACGGTCCAAGGCATCGCTTTGGGAAACCGCTATGAAAAAGACACACTATCGAACACTTTGGCTTTCTGATATCCATTTAGGAAATCGCGACTGCAAAGCTGAATACTTACTTTCCTTTCTTAATAGCATCACTGTAGATACCCTCTATTTGGTGGGTGATATTGTTGATATGTGGCAAATGACCAAGCAATTTCGCTGGCCACAGGCGCACAATCAAGTTATGCACAAATTCATGCAAATGAGCCAGGAAGGCACCCGTGTGGTGTACCTGCCTGGCAACCACGATGAGCCAATTCAGTCTTATTCTGGTATGGCCTTCGGTGATATAGAAATAGAGCGAGAGTTGGTACACACCACCGCACAAGGAAAGCGTTATTTAGTTTTACATGGCGATCAATTCGATGGCGATGTGACTATGGGGAAATTCCATGCGTGGATTGGCGATAAAGGTTACGACCTATTGCTTTTTCTAAACAGAGAGTTCAATCGCCTACGCGCCTGGCGCAAGCGCGAATACTGGTCACTTGCGGGCTATATTAAAAAGCATATTAAGGGTGCGAATGAAGCCATTGCTCGTTATCGAGAGGCATGCTGCAGGCGCGCCGATGAAATGGGACTTGATGGTGTAGTGTGTGGCCATATTCATCACCCTGAAAGCAGCTTTGAAAACGGCATTCACTATATTAACGATGGTGACTGGATAGAGAACTGCAGTGCATTGAGTGAAGATATAAACGGTAACCTTTCACTAATCCATTACCTCGATTCACTAGAGTCTGCTAGCGTAACGTCTATTACGACCAAAACCTCTCGCTCTAAAGCAGCATAATATCATCCCACAAAAAGGGGCTGTAACAGCCCCTGGCCTCATCTATTCGGCAACAGACAAGTTTTATTTCAATCCCATCTGTAAAGACGATGACCCATCGAACCTGCTGCACATTGAAGTCAACAGACCTTATTTACAATATTTTAACACTGTCAAATAACTGCCATGAAACTGTGTGAAAAACGTCACATTGCCCTGCTATTGTTCGCCAAAACCGGAAGAGAAACAGGTTCTATGTTTACTGTAAACGACGTATTGAACAAGCATTATCCTCAAGTAGCGAACAACCCCATTCTATTTAAGTCGCTGTCTTTCGTTTTAAGGCACCTACTCCATGAACGTGAAATTACCGAATTTGGTGAAACCTATCCGCACTATGAGGACATCGATTTCGTAGAGCAAGTACTGGAATATTTTAATATCAGCTATTCCACACGCGATGTAGAAAAAGAACGTATTCCAAGTGAAGGAAGAGTGGTGATTATTGCGAACCACCCTATTGGCTCACTCGATGCTCTTGCGCTTATAAAATTGGTTAGTGAAGTACGTCACGACTTAAAAGTGGTTGCCAATGAAATGCTTATGGCCATTGAACCGCTTCACGATATGCTGCTACCTGTAAACAACATGCAGGGAGGCACGCCGAAACAGCATTTGTCGGCAATTCAAAAACACCTTAACAGCGATGGCGCCATATTGATTTTCCCCGCTGGTGAAGTCTCTCGATTGCGCCCACAAGGTGTTCGCGACACACGTTGGCACACCGGTTTTTTACGCATTGCAAGGCAGGCAAAATCGCCAATTTTGCCTGTCTATATTGATGCTAAAAATAGCCCGCTTTTTTACGGTGTGTCCATGGTGTACAAGCCATTAGCCACCGCGCTGCTCGTTAAAGAGATGTTCAAACAGCGCAAAAAGCATTTACCTATGCGCATTGGTGAACTTATCCCATTTGAGGCATACCAACAAACCAATATACCGCTAAAAGAACAGGTAAAGCTGTTTAAGCGCCACTTGTATCGCATTGGCAGTAACAAGAAAGGCGTATTTGAAACACAGGCTTCCATTGCCATGCCAGAAGACAGAAAAGAACTGGCCCGCGCTATGCGAGACTGCGAACATTTAGGTGAAACTGGCGACGGAAAGTCTATTTACCTCTACCAACACAAAAGCTGCTCACCGATAATGCGAGAGATTGGCCGCCTGCGTGAAGTGGCGTTTCGCGCTGTGGGCGAAGGCACTAATAAACGCAGAGACATCGACCTGTACGATCCCCACTATTATCACCTTGTACTTTGGGATGACAACGATTTAGAAATTGTGGGCGCCTACCGCTTTGGCGATGCTGAACTTCTGACAGCGCCAGACCATCCTACCGGGCTCTACTCTGCCACGTTATTCAATTACGGCAAGAACAACGACAAACTCTTTAAAGAAGGCTTAGAGCTAGGACGAAGTTTTGTGCAGCCTCGCTACTGGGGGAAACGCAGCTTAGATTATTTGTGGTTTGGTATTGGGGCATTTTTAAGCCGCTACCCTAAGTATCGCTATCTTTTCGGTGCGGTGTCACTCAGCAACGCCTATCCTGAACCCGCTAAAGATTTATTGGTACAATTCTATTCAACCTATTTTCCTGCCAAGTTTGGCGAAGCGACTTGTAAGCGTCCTTATCAAATGACGAACGATGCCTTGCACCAGTTTACAGGGAACGATTACAAGGCTGAATTTACGCAGTTGAAGCATTTACTCGCTAACATGGGCGTAAACGTACCAACATTGTACAAGCAATACTCTGAAGTGGCTAAAGACGGCGGGGTAGCGTTTTTAGGTTTTAATGTAGACCCAGATTTTAACGACTGTATTGATGGTTTAGTGGTGGTTGATATGCAAACGCTTACCGAGAAAAAGCGTAAGCGCTATTTAACCGACATTCAGCTTAAAGCCACAGCCTAAGCAAGGGGGAGCGTCTGATAAACGCTCCTTTCTTCAACGCTAGTGCTTTCCACTCTTCTTTTTTCTAATCTTCATCTTTCCGAACAAATGGAAATATCAGAAGCTATCATCGACCGCCAACACACTTGAGAATATCGGTATAGATATCTTCAAGGGTAAGCAAGTCAGACACATGAATGTGCTCGTTTATTTGATGAATGGTGGTATTTGGCACACCTACTTCAAGGACTTGTGTGTGCTCACTTGCAAAAAAACGCCCATCTGAAGTACCACCAGATGTGCTGATAACAGGGTAACGACCTGTGGCGCTTTTTATTGCCTTTTCTACACAAGCAATTAAGCAGTGCTCTGCATTGCTCTTGGGCTTGCTTAAGTAAGCTTCACAGGGTCTTGAAAAGCTCACTTGGGCTTCTGGATCAACGCTATTGATAATACTGCGTAGCAATGCTGATAAACCTTTTTGGTCAAACTGCCACGAATATCTAACGTTAAACTCTACACGAACGGCACTAGGCACAATGTTATCGGTGAAGCTTCCCGTGTCCATGTGTGTTATTTGTAGCGTAGTGCCAGGAAAATCCTCACTCCCCTTATCAAATGGGTGCTGTGTTAACGCGTTAATCACGTTACTGGCTTTATGAATAGCATTCACCGCTGTCTTTGGGTAGGCCACATGGCCTTGCTTTCCTGTGATATGAATAGTGCCTGAAAGTGAGCCCCTGCGGCCAATCTTAACCGTATCGCCGGTTGTTGCAGATGCAGAAGGTTCACCTACTAGGCACATATCAAGCTGGACATTTTTAGATGCCAAATATTCAGCTATCCATTTGGAGCCCCATTCAGCTTCACCTTCTTCATCACTGGTGATTAGCCACCACAAAGAAACCTTACTGTCATCTAGGGAATCAATGGTGCGCTCTGTTGCCGCGAGCATGGCGGCGATACCTGTTTTCATGTCAGCAGCACCACGCCCATATAGTTTATTTTGGCTAATTACAGGGCTAAAAGGCGGTGACTTCCACTTATCAAGGGGGCCTGGAGGCACAACGTCAGTGTGGCCGCAAAATGCAAAGTGATTTGTGCCCTGCCCCCACCTAGCGATAAGGTTACTCACACCATTAACTGTGTGCTTTTCACAGGAAAAACCAAGCTTTTTGAGCTTGTACATTAAATAACTCTGGCAACCAGCGTCTTGTGGGGTAATCGACGCTCTTGCCATTAGTACTTCAGCGAAATAAATGCTGCGAGCTGGCGTTACAGAAGGTAAGGGCTGAATTGACATGCGCATAAAATCTCTATGGAACGTGGGACCATTACACAAATGTAAAGTGACACGTGAATAACAGATTTACGACAATGCTGTGACAGCGGACAAAGTAAGCTGAAGCTAAAAGTAATCAAGGGGGACAACAAAGAAGGCGCAATGGGTGAGTTTGCGACTAGGACCGGCTCGTTAAGATTTGTCTAAATCAGCGCACGTTGTTATAACTAGAACATAACTTAAAGAAAGGCATTACTGTGTTAAAAATCATTGTTTTAATACCTCTTATTCTGTCACTACTCTGGTTTGGCTATTTACAAGCCAATAAATACACTCTGGAACAAGGCAAACAAGGGTTTCTGTATATATTCGTGTTGTCTGGTGTCATTGCTGCGTTTTACACGCTGATGCTGTTCTTAACGAACTAATACAATCGCTATACGGCACTCTGTAAAACTAAAAAAGCCAGCATCTATGAGAGGCTGGCTTTTTAGTGTCTGCCAAGTCCCTGCTGGCGCAGTGACCGCTTTTTTTAAGCTGTGTTATAGCGTCTGTGAGATAGTCACTTCCGCATTTGCACGAAGCGCATCAACATATTGTTGATAAACACGCTGTCCCTGAACTTGAGCAAGACGCTCTTTTAGGCTTTGGCCGAGCGACTCTTCAAGCTCTGGTGCCGCGTTTACGCCCTCAAGCATAACAACAGCAACGTCGCCGTTTACCGTTGTTGCAACATCAACGTTATCTTCACCTTCTAGGGCAAGCGAGAATAGCGTATCAACCAATGCACGTGCAAGTGTACCGCCTGCTCGCGGAACAGCAGTTTCCGTTTGCCAAGACACTGATTTCTCGGCTAGTGCACTGTCAACGCTTTCTCCTGCACGTACTTTTTGTGCAATGTCGAACGCCCAGGCTTCTGCAGCTTCTCTCGCTTTCTCAGCTTTAACCGATACTTCAATGCCCTCGCGCACTTCATCTAGTGATTGCGTACGTTGAGGCTCATGCTCAATAACGCGAACAACCACAACATTCTCATCGTCAATTTCGATAATGTCACTATTCACTCTCTCTTCAACTAACTCTGAAGAAAATGCAGCATCGAGGATAGCAGGTGAGCTTAAGTCCGACGGCGCTGTGTTTCTGCTGAATAGTACCGATTCTTGTATCGGCAAATCCACAGCATTAGCGGCATCTTCCAATGTATCAGGCACTTCAAAAGCAATTTCTGCTAAGGTATTTTGTAACTCGAAATACTTCTCCATTGCGGCGTCGTAAAGAAGCGAATCTCGAATGTCACCGGCTACTTCATCAAAAGGCTTCACCTGCGCTTCTTTGATGTCGGTGAGTTTAATGATGTGAAAACCAAACTCGGTCTCTACAACATTAGATACATCACCAATATTCTCTAACGCAAACGCTGCTTCATCAAACGCAGGATCCATCATTTCTGGCGTAATAAAATCTAAGTCACCGCCATTCTCAGCTGAAAAGGCGTCGTCCGAGTGCTGTTTAGCGAGCTCGGCAAAATCAGAACCATTATCCAACTCAGTTTTCAATGCTTCAGCTTCGGCTCTAGCCGCGTCTTGGTCATCACCTGCTTCAACAAGTATATGAGATACGCGTCGCTCTTCCTCTTTTCCATAGCTGTTAATGTTATTTTCATAATAGGTACGCACTGCGCTTTCATCTACAGACACACGGTCCTTCAATGCATTAACGTTAAGCTTGACATAGGCAACCTTAACTTTCTCGTCTGTGTCAAAAGCAGTAATGTTGGCGTTGTAATAGCTTTCGATATCTTGTTCTGTAATTTCAACACTATCAGCAAACTCTTGAGAATTAACAAGCACGTACTTCGCATCTCTCGTTTGACGCTGCAAAGCGTTCGCTTGCAGAACTTCGCCGTCTAACGCGAACGCCGAATTAGCAAGCGCGGCGGCAAGTTGATTTTGCGTCATTTGAACACGAAGAAAGTCGCGGAAGTCAGCAACTTGGAAGCCGTTTTGGCGCAGAATTGCTTGAAAACGCTCGTTGTCGAATTGCCCACCAAATTGAAATTCAGGCATCTGAACAATGGCTTCGCGAATTTGCTCGTCACTTACGCGTAAGCCCATAGACACTGCTTGTTGCTGGATAAGCTTTTCAGCAATGAGGCGGTCAAGGACATTTCTGCGAAATTCAGCTAGGTATTCTTCGCTTGAAAACAGTTGTCCAATTGACTCTCCGTATTGAGATTCCATTTGTGCACGTTGGTTTTGATATGCACGCTCTAGTTCTTGTGCCGAAATTTCTTCGCCGTTTACGGTAGCTACTGAAGTAGTACCTGATGATGTAAGGTAACTCCCTACCCCAGCGAATACGAAACTCAAAACGATAAGCGCAATAATTGCCATCGCCCAAGGGCCTTGAGAACCTTCTCTGATTCTTTCTAGCATGATTGTTCTTCAACTCCGTTGCTTACTACAGTTACCTCGGCCTTGCTATTTAGCAATAATACCCGAGGTAAAATAAGCGGTGATTATAACCCAATGTCGCCGAATATAAACGACCTAAACAGCAAATTCTGCCTTCTTTCTCTAATTGAGGAAGTCACATCATTTTTTAGGCTTTATGTATAAAGCTGGGTCGCATAAAACACACATTCATGGTAACGCTAGTTTAGATAGTCACCGAACGCGCAATTTTACTTTTATAAATAAAAAAGGCGATGGACAAGCCATCGCCTTTTTCTGTAATTTTTGAGCTTAGTTACAAGCGTCTTTCAGTGCTTTACCAGCTTTGAAAGATGGAACTTTCGCCGCTGAAATCTGAATAGTCTCACCAGTTTGTGGGTTACGTCCACTGCGAGCTGAACGTTCGCGAACTGAGAAAGTACCAAAACCTACTAGTGCTACCTGGTCGCCATCTTTAAGCGCAGCAGTTACTGAGTCAGTGAATGCGTCAAGAGCGCGGCCAGCAGCTGCTTTAGAAATGTCTGCACCAGCAGCGATTTGGTCGATAAGTTGAGACTTGTTCACAATTATGATCCCCTTCGATTGTTATTATACTGTTTGTCCAAAACGATTTTGCTTGAACGTTATAGCAAGCTTGGTTATTAACATCAAGCTTCAGTCACAAATAATTAACTTTTTTGTGAATCGCTGCAATCCCTTTTGTGGCAAGGCTTCAAGCGAATACCATTTAAAGGTAACACAACTTTTGCGAGTTGAAAGCCCTAATTTGCAAAAAATCAGATTTTATTTCGTTAATGC
It contains:
- a CDS encoding UDP-2,3-diacylglucosamine diphosphatase, whose product is MKKTHYRTLWLSDIHLGNRDCKAEYLLSFLNSITVDTLYLVGDIVDMWQMTKQFRWPQAHNQVMHKFMQMSQEGTRVVYLPGNHDEPIQSYSGMAFGDIEIERELVHTTAQGKRYLVLHGDQFDGDVTMGKFHAWIGDKGYDLLLFLNREFNRLRAWRKREYWSLAGYIKKHIKGANEAIARYREACCRRADEMGLDGVVCGHIHHPESSFENGIHYINDGDWIENCSALSEDINGNLSLIHYLDSLESASVTSITTKTSRSKAA
- a CDS encoding lysophospholipid acyltransferase family protein, whose translation is MKLCEKRHIALLLFAKTGRETGSMFTVNDVLNKHYPQVANNPILFKSLSFVLRHLLHEREITEFGETYPHYEDIDFVEQVLEYFNISYSTRDVEKERIPSEGRVVIIANHPIGSLDALALIKLVSEVRHDLKVVANEMLMAIEPLHDMLLPVNNMQGGTPKQHLSAIQKHLNSDGAILIFPAGEVSRLRPQGVRDTRWHTGFLRIARQAKSPILPVYIDAKNSPLFYGVSMVYKPLATALLVKEMFKQRKKHLPMRIGELIPFEAYQQTNIPLKEQVKLFKRHLYRIGSNKKGVFETQASIAMPEDRKELARAMRDCEHLGETGDGKSIYLYQHKSCSPIMREIGRLREVAFRAVGEGTNKRRDIDLYDPHYYHLVLWDDNDLEIVGAYRFGDAELLTAPDHPTGLYSATLFNYGKNNDKLFKEGLELGRSFVQPRYWGKRSLDYLWFGIGAFLSRYPKYRYLFGAVSLSNAYPEPAKDLLVQFYSTYFPAKFGEATCKRPYQMTNDALHQFTGNDYKAEFTQLKHLLANMGVNVPTLYKQYSEVAKDGGVAFLGFNVDPDFNDCIDGLVVVDMQTLTEKKRKRYLTDIQLKATA
- the dapE gene encoding succinyl-diaminopimelate desuccinylase; translation: MSIQPLPSVTPARSIYFAEVLMARASITPQDAGCQSYLMYKLKKLGFSCEKHTVNGVSNLIARWGQGTNHFAFCGHTDVVPPGPLDKWKSPPFSPVISQNKLYGRGAADMKTGIAAMLAATERTIDSLDDSKVSLWWLITSDEEGEAEWGSKWIAEYLASKNVQLDMCLVGEPSASATTGDTVKIGRRGSLSGTIHITGKQGHVAYPKTAVNAIHKASNVINALTQHPFDKGSEDFPGTTLQITHMDTGSFTDNIVPSAVRVEFNVRYSWQFDQKGLSALLRSIINSVDPEAQVSFSRPCEAYLSKPKSNAEHCLIACVEKAIKSATGRYPVISTSGGTSDGRFFASEHTQVLEVGVPNTTIHQINEHIHVSDLLTLEDIYTDILKCVGGR
- a CDS encoding SurA N-terminal domain-containing protein, encoding MLERIREGSQGPWAMAIIALIVLSFVFAGVGSYLTSSGTTSVATVNGEEISAQELERAYQNQRAQMESQYGESIGQLFSSEEYLAEFRRNVLDRLIAEKLIQQQAVSMGLRVSDEQIREAIVQMPEFQFGGQFDNERFQAILRQNGFQVADFRDFLRVQMTQNQLAAALANSAFALDGEVLQANALQRQTRDAKYVLVNSQEFADSVEITEQDIESYYNANITAFDTDEKVKVAYVKLNVNALKDRVSVDESAVRTYYENNINSYGKEEERRVSHILVEAGDDQDAARAEAEALKTELDNGSDFAELAKQHSDDAFSAENGGDLDFITPEMMDPAFDEAAFALENIGDVSNVVETEFGFHIIKLTDIKEAQVKPFDEVAGDIRDSLLYDAAMEKYFELQNTLAEIAFEVPDTLEDAANAVDLPIQESVLFSRNTAPSDLSSPAILDAAFSSELVEERVNSDIIEIDDENVVVVRVIEHEPQRTQSLDEVREGIEVSVKAEKAREAAEAWAFDIAQKVRAGESVDSALAEKSVSWQTETAVPRAGGTLARALVDTLFSLALEGEDNVDVATTVNGDVAVVMLEGVNAAPELEESLGQSLKERLAQVQGQRVYQQYVDALRANAEVTISQTL
- the hupB gene encoding nucleoid-associated protein HU-beta, coding for MNKSQLIDQIAAGADISKAAAGRALDAFTDSVTAALKDGDQVALVGFGTFSVRERSARSGRNPQTGETIQISAAKVPSFKAGKALKDACN